One region of Moraxella sp. ZY210820 genomic DNA includes:
- a CDS encoding dicarboxylate/amino acid:cation symporter: MVVKKAPFYKALYFWVVVAIIAGILLGHFAPKVGASLEPLGKAFIQLVKMIIAPVIFLTIVTGIAGMNNMKTVGRVATKAMIYFLTFSTLALIIGLVVGNVIQPGAGMNINPETIAKGAAKVTEYGEKAQKSGVVEFLMAIIPNTLVSPLVGNNILQVLFVSVLFGYALSKSGEAGRPITEFLQQLAEPIFIIVNLIMKLAPIGAFGAMAFTIGKYGLSSLTSLMTLIATFYITSLLFVFIVLGAVAKYNGFSIFKMIRYIKEELWLVLGTSSSEAALPTLMKKMEKAGCEKSVVGLVIPTGYSFNLDGTNIYMTMAALFIAQAYGIDLTLFEQITLLLVAMVSSKGAAGVTGAGFITLAATIQMVPSIPLEGMALILGIDRFMSECRALTNLVGNACATIVVARWEDALDKEQLDKAFAGQLDDNLPPPVAPAT; this comes from the coding sequence ATGGTTGTTAAAAAAGCTCCCTTCTATAAAGCCCTCTATTTCTGGGTGGTAGTTGCAATTATTGCTGGTATTTTACTAGGTCATTTTGCACCAAAAGTTGGTGCTTCATTAGAACCGTTGGGTAAAGCCTTTATCCAATTAGTAAAAATGATTATTGCTCCCGTTATTTTCTTAACCATTGTAACTGGTATTGCAGGCATGAACAACATGAAAACAGTTGGTCGTGTTGCTACTAAGGCAATGATTTACTTTTTAACCTTTTCAACCTTAGCCTTAATTATTGGTCTTGTGGTCGGTAATGTCATTCAACCTGGTGCAGGTATGAATATTAACCCTGAAACCATTGCTAAAGGTGCTGCAAAAGTTACCGAATATGGTGAAAAAGCTCAAAAATCAGGTGTGGTTGAGTTTTTAATGGCGATTATTCCAAATACATTGGTAAGTCCTTTGGTTGGGAATAATATCTTGCAAGTGTTGTTTGTATCAGTATTGTTTGGTTATGCACTTTCAAAAAGTGGTGAAGCTGGTCGCCCAATTACTGAATTTTTACAACAACTTGCAGAACCGATTTTTATCATTGTGAATTTGATTATGAAACTTGCTCCAATCGGTGCGTTTGGTGCGATGGCATTCACAATTGGTAAATACGGTTTAAGTTCTTTAACCAGTTTGATGACGTTGATTGCAACATTCTATATCACTTCTTTATTGTTCGTATTTATTGTGCTAGGTGCAGTGGCGAAATATAATGGATTTTCTATTTTTAAAATGATTCGTTATATCAAAGAAGAATTATGGTTAGTGTTAGGGACAAGTTCATCAGAAGCAGCTTTACCTACTTTAATGAAAAAAATGGAAAAAGCTGGTTGTGAAAAGTCAGTGGTGGGTTTGGTAATTCCTACAGGTTATTCGTTTAACCTTGATGGTACTAACATTTATATGACAATGGCTGCATTATTTATTGCACAGGCTTATGGCATTGACTTGACATTATTTGAACAAATTACCTTATTATTAGTTGCGATGGTGAGTTCGAAAGGTGCGGCGGGTGTTACAGGTGCAGGCTTTATTACTTTAGCGGCAACTATTCAAATGGTACCTAGTATTCCACTTGAAGGTATGGCATTGATTTTAGGGATTGACCGCTTTATGTCAGAATGTCGTGCTTTAACTAACTTAGTAGGTAATGCGTGTGCGACAATTGTTGTGGCTCGTTGGGAAGATGCTTTAGATAAGGAACAGTTAGATAAAGCATTTGCAGGGCAGTTAGATGATAATCTACCACCGCCAGTTGCACCAGCTACTTAA
- a CDS encoding LysE family transporter, with translation MTVLFSIIILHFLAQITPGPDILLISKIAMTKGKIPAIFSITGITLGIAIWIILTLTGFSLLLSQFTWIQPLIMLFGAIFLAKMGIAMIRSYHAQTQKLAHAQQGENPHPHIDEPNIQQQSNLQYLTQGLLTNLANPKAVIYFASVFSLAIKSPELQSLKSVLAIVVIIETFLVFLALAWALSHPKIQPLYQKNERYIDGIAGLCFVAFALFLAVDGVKGLST, from the coding sequence ATGACTGTTTTATTTAGTATTATTATTTTACATTTTCTTGCTCAAATTACTCCCGGCCCTGATATTTTACTCATTAGCAAAATAGCGATGACTAAAGGCAAAATCCCTGCGATTTTTTCTATTACAGGCATTACACTTGGTATTGCCATTTGGATTATTTTAACATTAACAGGGTTCAGTCTATTATTAAGTCAATTTACATGGATACAACCACTTATTATGCTGTTTGGTGCAATATTTTTAGCAAAAATGGGTATTGCCATGATTCGTTCATATCATGCACAAACGCAAAAATTAGCCCATGCTCAACAAGGAGAAAATCCCCACCCGCACATTGATGAACCCAATATTCAACAACAAAGCAATTTGCAATATCTCACACAAGGACTTCTGACTAATCTAGCTAATCCTAAAGCAGTAATTTATTTCGCAAGTGTATTTTCTTTAGCCATTAAATCACCTGAATTACAAAGTCTTAAATCTGTTTTAGCGATTGTGGTGATTATCGAAACATTTTTAGTGTTTTTAGCTTTAGCTTGGGCATTATCACACCCTAAAATCCAACCACTTTATCAAAAAAATGAACGTTATATTGATGGTATTGCAGGTTTATGTTTTGTGGCTTTTGCCCTATTTTTAGCAGTCGATGGTGTAAAGGGATTAAGTACTTAA
- the rnhB gene encoding ribonuclease HII, which yields MLIAGVDEAGRGPLIGSVVAAAVILDPQNPIVGLNDSKKLSEKKREQLFVEIQQKALAWSIAEASHDEIDELNILNATLLAMQRAVDGLKMTPNKVLIDGNKIPKTMTIECEAVVGGDALHAEISAASILAKVTRDRQLLALDKQYPHYGFAQHKGYPTKAHLQAIEQYGVLVEHRRSYKPIKIALGLVD from the coding sequence ATGTTAATTGCTGGTGTAGATGAAGCAGGGCGTGGACCATTGATTGGTTCTGTGGTGGCTGCTGCGGTGATTTTAGACCCACAAAATCCGATTGTGGGTTTGAATGATTCTAAAAAATTATCAGAGAAAAAGCGTGAGCAATTATTTGTGGAAATTCAACAAAAAGCCTTGGCATGGTCGATTGCAGAAGCAAGCCATGATGAAATTGATGAGTTGAATATTTTAAATGCCACATTGCTTGCTATGCAACGAGCGGTTGATGGCTTAAAAATGACACCAAATAAAGTGTTGATTGATGGTAATAAAATTCCTAAAACCATGACAATTGAGTGTGAAGCGGTGGTTGGTGGCGATGCGTTACACGCTGAAATTAGTGCGGCGAGTATTTTGGCAAAAGTAACCAGAGACCGTCAATTATTAGCATTGGATAAACAATATCCTCACTATGGTTTTGCTCAACATAAAGGTTATCCAACCAAAGCACATTTGCAAGCGATTGAACAATATGGTGTTTTAGTCGAACATCGCCGTAGTTATAAACCAATTAAAATCGCATTAGGTTTAGTGGATTAA
- the nagZ gene encoding beta-N-acetylhexosaminidase, with the protein MIGSLMLDIQGTTLSSEDIELLKASHVGGLILFSRNIESPQQVRALTDHIRQIRPEILIAVDQEGGRVQRLRQGFSRLPAMGRLGELYQQQPQQAIDLAEQSGWLMATEVLAVGIDFSFAPVLDINDISDVIGDRAFADNPDDIIILAGAFMRGMHSAGMATTGKHFPGHGSVKADTHHVPAVDDRCYDEIFAKDMQSFIQLMPQLDALMPAHVIYPQVDENPAGFSSFWIQEVLRKRLNFDGVLFSDDLSMQAACVAGNADARILAALNAGCDMGLVCNDRPSAIIALQGLQQANISMPKQARLEKMRGQIPEINIASQFDLGDEWKVVQHNIHQFIDMV; encoded by the coding sequence ATGATTGGCTCACTTATGCTTGATATTCAAGGTACAACACTTTCAAGTGAAGATATTGAATTATTAAAAGCATCTCATGTTGGTGGATTAATTTTATTTTCACGCAATATAGAATCACCACAACAAGTGCGTGCATTGACTGACCATATTCGCCAAATTCGACCAGAAATTTTGATTGCTGTCGATCAAGAAGGTGGGCGTGTACAACGTTTACGTCAAGGCTTTAGCCGTTTACCTGCAATGGGGCGTTTAGGCGAATTATACCAGCAACAACCACAACAAGCGATTGATTTAGCTGAACAATCTGGCTGGTTAATGGCAACGGAAGTACTTGCTGTCGGTATTGATTTTAGTTTTGCTCCTGTACTTGATATTAATGATATTAGTGATGTAATTGGCGACCGTGCTTTTGCAGATAATCCTGATGATATTATCATTTTAGCAGGTGCATTTATGCGTGGTATGCACAGTGCAGGTATGGCAACTACAGGCAAACATTTCCCTGGACATGGTTCTGTTAAGGCTGATACCCATCATGTACCTGCGGTTGATGACCGCTGTTATGACGAAATTTTTGCTAAAGATATGCAAAGTTTTATCCAACTGATGCCACAACTTGATGCACTCATGCCTGCTCATGTCATTTATCCACAAGTTGATGAAAATCCTGCAGGTTTTTCTTCATTTTGGATACAAGAAGTTTTGCGTAAACGCTTAAATTTTGATGGTGTATTATTTTCTGATGATTTAAGTATGCAAGCCGCTTGTGTTGCAGGTAATGCCGATGCTCGTATTCTCGCCGCATTAAATGCAGGTTGTGATATGGGCTTAGTGTGTAATGACCGCCCATCAGCTATCATTGCTTTACAAGGTTTACAACAAGCTAATATTTCCATGCCAAAGCAAGCACGTTTAGAAAAAATGCGTGGTCAAATTCCAGAAATTAACATTGCAAGCCAATTTGATTTAGGCGATGAATGGAAAGTAGTACAACACAATATCCATCAATTTATTGACATGGTATAA
- a CDS encoding ferredoxin--NADP reductase, producing MINEKFSIEKVLSVHKYTDTLFSFTLTRPAHFKFTAGQFARLGILVDGELVVRAYSIVSSPFDEILEFLSIVVPDGAFTSNLQHLKINDDVYLERVPYGFLTLARYQKPLPQDLWLLATGTGIAPFISMLQDFEAWKNYQNIRLVYSVRHANELAYIDKIQQLAETFGEGHTGFQFIPIVTRDEHFAGLKQRLPLLIENGQLEQHAQLNFNVEKSHVMLCGNPQMVEDTKESLKQKGLTMNRRGEGNIAVENYW from the coding sequence ATGATAAATGAAAAATTCAGCATAGAAAAAGTCTTATCTGTACATAAATACACCGATACACTGTTTAGTTTTACCCTAACACGTCCTGCACATTTTAAATTTACCGCAGGACAATTTGCACGTTTAGGCATTTTAGTCGATGGTGAATTGGTAGTACGTGCTTATTCTATCGTTTCATCACCGTTTGATGAAATTTTAGAGTTTTTATCAATTGTCGTACCTGATGGTGCATTTACCTCTAATTTACAACATCTTAAAATAAATGATGATGTTTATTTAGAGCGTGTTCCCTATGGCTTTTTAACTTTAGCTCGCTATCAAAAACCTTTACCACAAGATTTATGGTTATTAGCCACGGGTACAGGAATAGCCCCATTTATTTCTATGTTACAAGATTTTGAAGCATGGAAAAATTATCAAAATATCCGTTTGGTCTATAGCGTACGCCATGCTAATGAACTTGCTTATATTGATAAAATTCAACAACTTGCAGAAACATTTGGCGAAGGACATACAGGTTTTCAATTTATTCCTATTGTTACCCGTGATGAGCATTTTGCAGGCTTAAAACAACGTTTACCTCTCTTAATTGAAAATGGACAATTAGAACAACACGCTCAATTAAATTTTAATGTAGAAAAAAGCCATGTCATGCTCTGCGGTAATCCACAAATGGTGGAAGATACCAAAGAAAGCCTAAAACAGAAAGGCTTAACCATGAATCGACGTGGTGAAGGTAATATTGCGGTAGAAAATTATTGGTAA
- the rimI gene encoding ribosomal protein S18-alanine N-acetyltransferase, which translates to MYNIRTMTTADIEAVYAIEQQVQSHPWSFNQFKDAQQSYVCTILEYQHHVIGFCILQMVLDEASLLLMAIKPQFQGQGLGYQLLTESLQRLNPQPVQIFLEVRESNHSAIKLYEKVGFHQIDMRKNYYPHAEQGREHAIIMVKSQVESFQDLFK; encoded by the coding sequence ATGTACAATATTCGTACGATGACTACAGCTGACATAGAAGCAGTTTATGCGATTGAACAGCAGGTACAATCACATCCGTGGAGCTTCAATCAGTTTAAAGATGCTCAACAAAGTTATGTGTGTACCATACTTGAATATCAGCACCATGTGATTGGTTTTTGTATTTTACAAATGGTACTTGATGAAGCAAGTTTATTATTAATGGCAATAAAACCACAGTTTCAGGGTCAAGGGTTGGGCTATCAATTATTAACAGAATCTTTACAACGTTTAAATCCACAACCTGTACAAATTTTTTTAGAAGTACGAGAAAGTAATCATTCAGCAATTAAATTATATGAAAAAGTGGGTTTTCATCAAATTGATATGCGTAAAAATTATTATCCTCATGCAGAGCAAGGGAGAGAACACGCAATTATTATGGTTAAATCACAAGTGGAAAGTTTCCAAGATTTATTTAAGTGA
- a CDS encoding bifunctional diguanylate cyclase/phosphodiesterase, with product MSLLIIHLSILYYRYTHQSVNQDMYDFMTMHDHLTQLPNRQYLNQYLYKQAPKKNIAFLHINLDRFKLINNVFGHQQADILLNLIAQRLNTLMQEKTLLFRIAGDELLFVIEDHHTQHTEQWAEKIIKALSRPFKIEDKNIYITCSIGIAISPQHGKTLQELLIHADTAMSQAKKQGRNNYHLYNPQLCYDIEHLNQQILNDLYTAHQNQQLVLHYQAKFDVSTLHISGIEALLRWQHPQHGLLYPKDFINIAEKTGNIIPMTYWVLEESCRQVQLWRQQGLEHLLPISINISGLVFEQKKLLHYTELFIQRYQLQKHDLMFEITESTAMKNLQLSQKKCRKLQQLGVKISIDDFGVGYSNFMYLKELCIDELKIDRQFIHNIEYIEKNRIILKHMIDLAQQLDLIATVEGVENQVQLDILKQFNCPKAQGFFLAKPMPIDKLEQTFKKTAE from the coding sequence ATGAGTTTATTGATTATTCATCTTTCCATACTCTATTATCGTTATACCCATCAAAGTGTTAATCAAGATATGTATGATTTTATGACCATGCATGACCATTTAACACAACTACCAAATCGACAATACCTAAATCAATATTTATACAAACAAGCTCCTAAAAAAAATATCGCTTTTTTACATATTAATTTAGATCGATTTAAATTAATTAATAATGTATTTGGACATCAACAAGCTGATATTTTATTAAACTTAATTGCACAGCGTTTAAATACATTAATGCAAGAAAAAACACTATTATTTCGTATCGCAGGTGATGAATTATTATTTGTGATTGAAGACCATCATACTCAACACACTGAACAATGGGCTGAAAAAATCATTAAGGCTTTAAGTCGTCCCTTTAAGATTGAAGATAAAAATATTTATATTACCTGTAGTATTGGTATTGCAATTTCTCCACAACACGGCAAAACATTACAAGAATTATTAATTCATGCTGACACTGCTATGAGTCAAGCTAAAAAGCAAGGGCGTAATAACTATCATCTTTATAACCCACAATTATGTTATGATATAGAACATCTCAATCAGCAAATTTTAAATGATTTATATACAGCACATCAAAATCAACAATTAGTGTTACATTATCAAGCAAAATTTGATGTATCAACCTTACATATTAGTGGTATTGAGGCATTATTACGCTGGCAACATCCACAACATGGTTTACTATACCCTAAGGATTTTATCAATATCGCTGAAAAAACAGGTAATATCATTCCTATGACCTATTGGGTGCTTGAAGAGAGTTGCCGTCAAGTACAACTATGGCGACAACAAGGTTTAGAACACTTACTTCCTATTTCAATTAATATTTCAGGTTTGGTATTTGAACAAAAAAAACTACTTCACTATACAGAATTATTTATTCAACGTTATCAGTTACAGAAACATGATCTAATGTTTGAAATTACAGAATCTACAGCAATGAAAAACTTACAACTGAGCCAAAAAAAATGTAGAAAATTACAGCAATTAGGCGTAAAAATCTCAATTGATGATTTTGGTGTTGGCTATTCCAATTTTATGTATTTAAAAGAGTTATGTATTGATGAACTAAAAATTGACCGCCAATTTATTCATAATATTGAATATATTGAAAAAAATCGTATCATCTTAAAACATATGATTGATTTGGCACAACAACTCGATTTAATTGCTACTGTAGAAGGTGTAGAAAACCAAGTTCAATTAGATATTTTAAAACAATTCAATTGCCCAAAAGCACAGGGTTTCTTTTTAGCCAAACCTATGCCTATCGATAAATTGGAACAAACTTTCAAAAAAACAGCAGAATAG
- the thrS gene encoding threonine--tRNA ligase: MPIITLPNGDQKQFEQPISVMELAQSIGAGLAKSTVAGRVNGKLVDACDLITEDATVQIITPKDEEGVEIIRHSCAHLVGHAVKQMFPEAKMVIGPVIEEGFYYDIHMPRPFTLEDMAKIEQRMMELIDQDYDVIKKMTPRDEVIKIFQERGEEYKLRLIDDMPDETAMGLYYHQEYIDMCRGPHVPNTKFLKSFKLTKISGAYWRGDAKNEQLQRIYGTAWADKKQLAAYIKRIEEAEKRDHRKIGKALDLFHMQEEAPGMVFWHANGWTMYQVLEQYMRQVQKDNGYQEVKTPQIVDRALWEKSGHWANYSDYMFTTNSESRDYAVKPMNCPCHVQIFNQGLKSYRDLPIRLAEFGSCHRNEPSGSLHGIMRVRGFTQDDAHIFCTTEQIGQEVADFIKLTLDVYKDFGFEEVQMKLSTRPEKRVGSDELWDVAEKSLADALDNAGLEWELQPGEGAFYGPKIEFSLKDCLGRVWQCGTIQCDFNLPERLEASFVTEDNGRAQPVMLHRAILGSFERFIGILIEHYAGFMPPWLSPTQICVMNITDAQADACQKVVEQFKAHGLRAITDLRNEKIGFKIRERTLERIPYLLVLGDREVEEGTVNVRTRTGKNLGTMSVEAFIDLVKSAIAERGRYIVE; encoded by the coding sequence ATGCCGATTATTACTTTGCCGAATGGCGACCAAAAACAGTTTGAACAACCAATTTCCGTGATGGAGCTTGCTCAAAGTATTGGAGCAGGTTTAGCTAAAAGTACCGTGGCAGGTCGTGTCAATGGTAAACTTGTTGATGCGTGTGATTTAATCACCGAAGATGCTACCGTTCAAATTATCACGCCAAAAGACGAAGAAGGTGTAGAAATTATTCGCCATTCTTGTGCACATTTAGTAGGTCATGCCGTAAAACAAATGTTTCCAGAAGCCAAAATGGTGATTGGTCCTGTAATTGAAGAAGGTTTCTATTACGATATTCATATGCCACGCCCATTTACTTTGGAAGATATGGCAAAAATTGAACAGCGTATGATGGAACTCATCGACCAAGACTATGATGTCATCAAAAAAATGACACCACGAGATGAAGTTATTAAAATATTCCAAGAGCGTGGTGAAGAATATAAATTACGTTTAATTGATGACATGCCTGATGAAACTGCAATGGGCTTATATTATCATCAAGAATATATTGATATGTGTCGTGGACCTCACGTTCCAAACACTAAATTCTTAAAATCATTTAAATTAACTAAAATTTCTGGTGCGTACTGGCGTGGTGATGCAAAAAATGAGCAATTACAACGTATTTATGGTACGGCTTGGGCGGATAAAAAACAACTTGCTGCCTATATCAAACGTATTGAAGAGGCTGAAAAGCGAGACCATCGTAAAATTGGTAAAGCCTTAGATTTATTCCATATGCAAGAAGAAGCACCGGGAATGGTGTTTTGGCACGCTAATGGTTGGACGATGTATCAAGTACTTGAACAATATATGCGTCAAGTACAAAAAGATAATGGCTATCAAGAAGTAAAAACTCCACAAATCGTGGACAGAGCTTTATGGGAAAAATCTGGACATTGGGCAAATTATTCAGATTATATGTTCACAACTAACTCAGAAAGCCGTGATTATGCAGTCAAACCAATGAACTGCCCTTGCCATGTACAAATTTTTAATCAAGGTTTAAAATCGTATCGTGATTTACCAATTCGTTTGGCTGAATTTGGTTCATGTCATCGTAATGAGCCATCTGGTTCATTGCATGGTATTATGCGTGTGCGTGGCTTTACGCAAGATGATGCTCATATTTTCTGTACAACAGAGCAAATTGGTCAAGAAGTAGCTGATTTTATCAAACTAACTTTAGATGTTTATAAAGATTTTGGCTTTGAAGAAGTACAAATGAAACTTTCTACACGCCCTGAAAAACGTGTAGGTAGTGATGAATTGTGGGATGTAGCAGAAAAATCTCTTGCTGATGCGTTGGATAATGCAGGTTTAGAGTGGGAATTACAACCAGGTGAAGGTGCATTCTACGGGCCGAAAATTGAATTTTCATTGAAAGATTGTTTGGGTCGAGTATGGCAATGTGGTACAATCCAATGCGATTTCAATTTGCCAGAACGTTTAGAAGCATCATTTGTAACTGAAGATAATGGTCGTGCTCAACCAGTCATGTTGCACCGTGCAATTTTGGGTAGCTTTGAACGCTTTATTGGAATTTTAATTGAGCATTATGCAGGCTTTATGCCACCTTGGTTATCACCAACACAAATTTGTGTAATGAATATTACCGATGCTCAAGCTGATGCGTGTCAAAAAGTGGTAGAGCAATTTAAAGCTCATGGTTTACGTGCCATCACTGACTTGCGTAATGAAAAAATTGGCTTTAAAATTCGTGAAAGAACTTTAGAACGTATTCCTTATCTTCTAGTTTTGGGAGACCGAGAAGTAGAAGAAGGTACAGTCAATGTGCGTACTCGCACAGGTAAAAACTTAGGGACTATGTCAGTAGAAGCATTTATTGACTTAGTGAAATCTGCGATTGCGGAACGTGGTCGCTATATAGTGGAGTAA
- the infC gene encoding translation initiation factor IF-3: MKPSDRNQQQGAKSNRPALNGEIRAKEVLLIDETGEKKGVVAIAEALKLAEEADLDLVEIVSNAQPPVCKIMDYNKHLFDLKQKQKDAKKKQHQVQIKEIKLRPGTDVGDYNVKLRAILRFLEDGDKVKITLRFRGREMAHQDLGLAQLQKIEADTAEFAVVEQAPKLEGRQMGMLLGPKKKK, encoded by the coding sequence ATTAAACCGTCTGATCGTAACCAACAGCAAGGGGCTAAAAGTAATCGTCCTGCATTAAATGGTGAAATTCGCGCTAAAGAAGTGCTATTGATTGATGAAACTGGTGAGAAAAAAGGGGTTGTCGCAATAGCTGAAGCCCTAAAATTGGCTGAAGAAGCTGATCTTGATTTAGTTGAGATTGTTAGCAATGCTCAACCACCAGTATGTAAAATCATGGATTATAACAAGCATCTATTTGACTTAAAACAAAAGCAAAAAGATGCTAAGAAAAAGCAACATCAAGTGCAAATTAAGGAAATTAAATTACGTCCTGGTACTGATGTCGGTGATTATAATGTCAAATTGCGTGCAATTTTACGTTTCCTAGAAGATGGCGATAAAGTAAAAATTACTTTACGTTTCCGTGGACGTGAAATGGCTCACCAAGACTTAGGTCTTGCTCAATTACAAAAAATTGAAGCAGATACTGCTGAATTTGCGGTAGTGGAACAAGCACCTAAATTAGAAGGTCGCCAAATGGGTATGTTACTTGGACCTAAAAAGAAAAAGTAA
- a CDS encoding ABUW_2363 family tetratricopeptide repeat lipoprotein, whose translation MNLKTLSIIGLTVGLTACLTTPEKTKTNTPVVQAPQATVFEEPVISAPFYALNPFQYDQPPVFELALQQAKNSPVQAYQITQADGSVVLYDKNKLIIPLTQQTQRATRFAVLPDEGELDVTEIDDFINLLEGKARHYPAQFHSKNERYGYSQKLKKIITELDQYAVLPDASFDILLRAFKANVMARNLDLGQIYTTKSLSYAQRLAKMNANDGEFNLWFGFSLAEGGAQREALPYLDKAMKANVQEAYLATVNAYLGMEHKKNAINTLKQYKLKYPTEANVADRLIQEIEAGQRWNVWQVNKK comes from the coding sequence ATGAACTTAAAAACACTCAGTATTATTGGCTTAACTGTAGGTTTAACCGCATGTTTAACCACACCTGAAAAAACCAAAACAAACACACCCGTTGTACAAGCACCACAAGCTACGGTTTTTGAAGAACCTGTGATTTCTGCACCATTTTATGCACTAAACCCATTTCAATATGACCAACCGCCTGTATTCGAACTTGCTTTACAACAAGCTAAAAATAGTCCTGTACAAGCCTATCAAATTACGCAAGCTGATGGTTCAGTAGTTCTCTATGATAAAAATAAGCTCATTATTCCTTTAACTCAACAAACACAACGTGCAACACGTTTTGCTGTTTTACCTGATGAAGGCGAATTAGATGTTACCGAAATTGATGATTTTATAAATTTACTTGAAGGTAAAGCACGTCATTATCCAGCTCAATTCCATAGCAAAAATGAACGCTACGGCTATTCACAAAAATTGAAAAAAATTATTACTGAATTAGACCAATATGCTGTATTACCTGATGCATCTTTTGATATATTATTAAGAGCATTTAAAGCTAATGTAATGGCACGCAATCTTGATTTGGGTCAAATTTATACAACTAAATCATTAAGTTATGCACAGCGTCTAGCTAAAATGAATGCAAATGATGGTGAGTTTAATCTTTGGTTTGGTTTTTCTTTAGCTGAAGGCGGTGCTCAACGTGAAGCTTTACCTTATTTAGATAAAGCGATGAAAGCTAATGTACAAGAAGCCTATTTAGCTACTGTAAATGCTTATTTAGGTATGGAACATAAGAAAAATGCAATCAATACTTTAAAGCAATATAAACTTAAATATCCAACTGAAGCCAATGTTGCTGACCGCTTAATTCAAGAAATTGAAGCAGGTCAGCGTTGGAACGTTTGGCAAGTTAATAAGAAATAA
- a CDS encoding rhodanese-related sulfurtransferase, with product MTTKQLAPVDAMPSVWILAALYQFKQVDNPADLKQRLLELVNSINLCGTLIVADEGINGTVAGDRHAIDCIKQFLYDEGFHDLEYKESTSQEKPFGKMKIKLKKEIVTLGVDVKPRDLVGHYLNPQQWNELLSQDDVIVIDTRNDYEYKIGTFKGAIDPQTETFREFPDYVERELAQYKDKKIAMFCTGGIRCEKSTSLLLQEGFKEVYHLKGGILKYLEEIPEEQSLWQGECFVFDERNAVTHGLKQGQTTRCYACGWALLPEDTQLDSYEVGVSCVHCIDKTTEEQKDRFRMRQNQRSTV from the coding sequence TTTTAGCAGCTTTATATCAATTTAAACAAGTAGATAATCCTGCTGATTTAAAACAACGTTTATTAGAGTTAGTGAATAGCATAAATTTATGTGGTACGCTCATTGTGGCTGATGAAGGTATTAATGGCACGGTTGCAGGTGATCGTCATGCAATTGACTGTATTAAACAATTTTTATACGACGAAGGTTTTCATGATTTAGAATATAAAGAATCAACTAGCCAAGAAAAGCCTTTTGGTAAAATGAAGATTAAACTTAAAAAAGAAATTGTTACTTTAGGCGTGGATGTTAAGCCACGAGATTTAGTAGGGCATTATCTTAATCCACAACAATGGAATGAGTTATTAAGCCAAGATGATGTAATTGTGATTGATACACGCAATGACTATGAATATAAAATTGGTACTTTTAAAGGGGCGATTGACCCACAAACTGAAACTTTCCGTGAATTTCCAGATTATGTTGAACGTGAATTAGCACAATATAAAGATAAGAAAATTGCCATGTTCTGTACAGGTGGCATTCGCTGTGAAAAATCAACATCATTGTTATTGCAAGAAGGATTTAAGGAAGTGTACCATTTAAAAGGTGGTATTTTAAAATATTTGGAAGAGATTCCTGAAGAGCAGAGTTTATGGCAAGGTGAATGTTTTGTTTTCGATGAACGTAATGCTGTAACACATGGTTTAAAGCAAGGACAAACGACACGCTGTTATGCTTGTGGTTGGGCTTTATTACCAGAAGATACTCAGTTAGATAGCTATGAAGTCGGTGTATCTTGTGTGCATTGTATTGACAAAACGACTGAGGAGCAAAAAGATAGATTCCGTATGCGTCAAAACCAACGCAGTACAGTGTAA